Proteins found in one Pirellulales bacterium genomic segment:
- the gmd gene encoding GDP-mannose 4,6-dehydratase, with amino-acid sequence MVDTLHRALITGITGQDGSYLTELLLSKGYEVHGIIRRASSFNTGRLEHLYHDPHLTEARLKLHHGDLTDANGLSRLVRQIRPTEVYNLGAQSHVRVSFDQPIYTADAGAVGTLKLLEAVRDFQDASGNAVRFYQASSSEMFGKVAEIPQQETTPFYPCSPYAAAKLYAHWITVNYRESYGLHASCGILFNHESPRRGETFVTRKITRAATRIKLGLQECLYLGNLEAKRDWGFAGDYVEAMWLMLQQRSPDDYVIATGQTYSVRDFCERTFDCLGLDYRDFVRTDPRYFRPTEVDVLLGNATKARSVLGWHPRISFEQLVTMMVQADFELAQREQVLKEHFPTVASADFEHKENGVAEVEHDKLPIHRR; translated from the coding sequence ATGGTAGATACTCTACACCGCGCACTCATCACAGGAATCACCGGCCAGGATGGATCGTATTTGACGGAATTGCTGTTGTCGAAGGGCTACGAAGTCCATGGTATCATTAGGCGGGCAAGCTCGTTTAATACTGGCCGCCTCGAGCACCTCTATCATGATCCGCATCTCACCGAAGCGCGGCTGAAGCTCCATCACGGCGACTTAACCGATGCCAATGGATTGTCCCGACTGGTACGGCAGATTCGCCCGACGGAAGTCTACAACTTGGGCGCCCAAAGCCATGTGCGGGTCAGCTTTGACCAGCCCATCTATACGGCCGACGCGGGAGCTGTCGGCACCCTCAAATTGCTGGAGGCGGTGCGCGATTTTCAAGATGCTTCCGGCAACGCAGTTCGGTTCTACCAGGCGTCCAGCTCGGAAATGTTTGGCAAAGTCGCGGAAATCCCGCAACAAGAAACGACCCCCTTTTATCCCTGTTCTCCCTATGCGGCAGCGAAATTGTACGCGCATTGGATTACGGTCAACTACCGGGAAAGTTATGGGTTGCATGCGTCCTGCGGGATACTATTCAACCATGAATCTCCGCGCCGCGGAGAAACGTTCGTCACTCGTAAGATCACGCGGGCAGCCACGCGAATTAAGCTGGGCCTACAAGAATGTCTCTACTTAGGCAATTTGGAGGCGAAGCGCGATTGGGGCTTCGCAGGCGACTATGTCGAAGCGATGTGGCTGATGCTGCAGCAGCGATCACCTGACGATTACGTGATTGCCACCGGCCAAACGTATTCCGTTCGTGATTTCTGTGAACGAACGTTTGACTGCCTCGGACTGGATTATCGAGATTTTGTGCGGACTGATCCACGTTACTTCCGTCCGACGGAAGTCGATGTATTGCTAGGTAACGCGACCAAGGCGCGCAGCGTCTTGGGATGGCATCCGCGCATCTCATTCGAGCAACTGGTGACGATGATGGTTCAGGCTGATTTTGAGTTAGCGCAGCGCGAGCAAGTCTTGAAGGAGCACTTTCCGACGGTCGCTTCAGCTGATTTTGAGCATAAGGAGAACGGTGTGGCCGAAGTCGAACACGATAAATTGCCGATTCACAGGAGATAA